From Chryseobacterium camelliae:
TTGTTTTCTGAAGAAAGCAGGGCGTCCTTGGTTTTCTGGAGGTGCGTAATTGTTTTGTCGATTTCTTCAATGGCGGTTTTAAATTTCCTGCTGGCCAGCTCGTAGTTCCGGGCAAAACCTTCTTTAAAGCTATTGATGTTTTCTTCAAAATTGGTAATGTCAATATTCTGGTTTTTGATCATGGCCAGCTCTGCCTTTACTTTCATTGAATTGAGGGCTGCATTCCTCAATAAAGTAATCATTGGGATAAAAAACTGGGGCCGTACCACATACATTTTAGGGTACTTATGGGAAACATCCACTATGCCTGCATTGTACAGCTCATTATCAGCTTCCAAGAGGGTAACCAGAACGGCATATTCACACCTTTTATCATTCCTGTCTTTGTCCAGTTCCCTGAATAAAATCTTCGTTCTTTTTCTTGGTTGCGGTTTCATCGCCTTCATTTTTCATTTCAAACATAATCGAAATCACCTCATTCCCGGCCTCATCGGTTTCCCTGTAAATATAGTCGCCTTTGCTTCCTGATCTGGCGTCATTGTCTTTTTCGAAATAGGCATTCTGGAACGCAATAGACCTGAGTTTGTTGAACTCCACTTCACAATGCTGCTCCAGGGTTTCTCCCAGCATCTTTGTGGATAGTTTGAGTTTCATGTCTTTGCGGAAGGCAATTTCTTCATCTTTATGGCGGATGATATCTTCTTTGGCTTTCAGTTCGGCCAGATGTTTTTCGTTCAAAGACTTTTCCAGCAATTCCATTTCGGTTTTGGTTAGCGTGACTTTGCTGGCAAAATCATCCCTTTCCTTTTCTATTTTCTGGACCGCTTCCGTAACGGAAAGCTTTTTTTCCGTTTCAGCATTATCCAGCTTTAGTTTCAGCTCAGAGATCATGATCTCCCTGTGAGATAATTGTTCGTTCAAATTACGTTCAATATCGGCTTTCAGCTGGATGATTTCCTTCTCTTTTTCGTCTTTTTCTTTTTCTATATTTTTGATAGCTTCAGAAACCGATAATTTTTTTTCAGTTTCCGCATGGTCAAGTTTCGATTTTAAATCGGTGAGCAAATAGTCTTTTTCAGCCAGTTTTTCAGCCAGGATTTTATCATTGTCTGCTTTAAGACGGAGGATTTCCTGATCCTTATTGGCCAGTTCAGCCTGTATGGTATTTTTAAGATGGGCTTCCGTGAGCTTTACGGCATTTTCTTTTTCCTTTTCAGCCAAGGCAAGCCTGGCGTGCAGCTCTTCTTCAAACTGATGGTCCCTTACCTGTTTGAGGATATCCGCAAAACCGGTTTCATCTACTTTGAAAACTTTGTGACAATGGGGACATTTAATATCGTTCATGATGTACTTTACCTTTATTGTATAATGTAAGTTTTGGCTTTCTGCTAATACCTTTGATTGTGCAAAGTAATAAGGCCTAACTGCAATAAACCAAATATAGAAAAACTAACTTGAATTCTCAATGAGGTTTCCCGTAAATGAGTTTAAATGTCGCTTGGTGTTTTCTGTTTTGATTATGATCCTGTTATGTCTGCTTTAAGATAAGTCTGTAGATTTTAAATACCAGTATCATTATGTAAAGGTGTCATTAAATGATTGTATTTGTATAAAATAATGATACAAAAAAAGTGTAAAATTATGATTGCTGAAATAGAAAAATTTATCGAAATCCAGAATAATATTGACCAGATTCTGAAAAATTCTCCCTTTAAAATGTCTTATATCATTGAGAAGTCGGGGATTAAAAAACCTACATTTTTCAAGAAGCTTAAAGAAAAGAGATTCACTCCGGAAGAGCTTCTTACGATTTCAAAAACCATCGAAATGAAAAAATGGCGCAATGAAACGAAGGAGGAAATTATGGAGTCGCTAAAACGCTCTTAAGAAGATTTTAATGGGGGAAGGGTTCAAGATTATCAGGACGTTATGGAAGCAGCAAGGGAGCGTTTAGAAAAACACAGGAATGAAAATACAATTCTCTGATGAATCATTCCTTGATTTACGAAATATAGAAGAGTGTCCTCTTATGCATTGGAATGATAAAGTACTGGATGATTTTCTTACAAAACTGGACGAGATTGTACAGATGATCTGCAGTGGAAATGTCGTATTTCAAAAATATGAAGGTAGCCATTACCATAAAATATTGATCACGAAACATAATACACTCATTTACGCCGTTGAAAAATGATGTGTTAAAAATTATCCGAATTATCCAAAACTTTCAGGATCCTGGCTACAATAAGAAATCTTAGAAAAAATAAGAATTTCCTATTGCAGCTGACCAGAGCCACATTGTGGAATATGTATCTGGATTTGTACACGGCTGTTTAATTCCACAAAAAAGCCTGCTACAAAGCAGGCTGAGAATATAGGAAAGTATAGAATTTAGATTTTCAGCAGACTACTTCCTCAGCATTTCTTCATACGTCGTTCTGATAGTTTCTTTACCATAGATCTTTTCCAGCCGTCTGACTGTAAAATGGCCTTTTGCCATCGCCTGGAAGTGATCGATAAACAGGGTGTTAACGATGGCACCGCCGGCAGCTCCAATGGCCGGAACAGCCTGTGCAGTCACTTTTTCAGAAACCTGTACACTGAACCTTGCGGCTACTTTTGAAATTAACTTAACGATGACAGATGCGCCCTCATCCGCAACGGTTTTGGTCGTAAATTGCCTGGCTGCTTCAGCCATGGTTTGTGCCAAAGCAATTCTGGCTGCGAAATATCCGCTCTCGCTTGCGTTATCAGATTCGCTTTTTCCGCCCAGTGCAAACACTTCGAGACAGGCCAGCTTCACATCCGGATCGGCTATAGATTCCCCTTCGCTTCGTGCTATATCAACAACGGATCGCAGCATAATGGTGGTAGATACCGGAAGCTCAATGGTCAGCGCAGGCAGCCCGAAGAAACCGCCAACGGCCCCGAATGCCGCTACCCCGAATTTATGCCACCAGTTGGAAGGCCTGGTATTGGGCGTATCTTTCATCGTAAAGATTGCAGTATCTGCCGCTTTTATTAATGCCGCTTCCGTAATGGTACCGATTTTTTCATGTACGTTTTTAGGGAGGAATTCCAGTGCTTTTTCCAGAGGCTGACCAATCGCATTGGTAATTTTAGCTACAATTCCCGGATTTTCCAGGATTTCCATGGCCTGGCGCAATTCTTCAAGGTGATTTTCAGATAAGTTCATTATTTTGGTGGTTGTTATTTGGTTTATACGTTTTCGAATATTCAGGTCTTGTAAAAATGTCTATTCAAAAAAAGGGAGTACCGATAAAGTAAGCATATTTCTGGTCATGAAATTTATATTCTCCGATCATGGATTAAAATTAGGAAATATTGATTGATCTTTCTGTTTTTTTCTTTCCTTAAAGCACGAGCTTGATGCTCGTACTCGAGTCCCTGATTGGAATGGTAAATATAATATCAAAAAAAACTCCTGCCACGACAGGAGTTTTTTTTGATATTATTGTAAACCTTTGATCTTATCCAGGTAAGAGTAATCCTCTTTAACTTTTTCAATCCATTTTTCTCTACCTGTTGGTTTACTGAGGAAATCCGAATGAAATTTTTCTGATTCAGAATACACTGAAATTTGGTTTGCCAAATCTTTAACTAAGGCAGTGTTTTCAGAATCATTATTCAATACGCTTAGCGCATTATACAAAAGACAATAGCCGAAATATTTTGTGTTCACTAATTCTTTTGTATATTCTTTGATAATATCTTCCTGGTCTTTTGATGGTGTTTCATCCTGAATTCCCAAAAGATCTTTTTTAGCAAATAAAATATAAATCAGATACTGTTTTGAAGCTGTACTCAAATCAGAACTATAAAGAGAATTCAGAGTTTTCCAATCAATTTTCGGATCATTCATTTTGTGGCCCAAATCATTTTCAACATTGAATGCCATAAAATCAGTGTGAGCATCAAGATACGGCAATTGGTCCATATACTCTTTGCCTGCAATTTTTGAACTATTATTCTTATTTAAAATAGATGATTTAAATTGACCCTTATCGGTCATTTTTTCATTATTTGTAACGTCTTCTTTTGAACAACTTGAAAACATTGAGACAACTACGATTCCGCTTAGAATTAAATTTTTCATGTTATATTATTTATTAGTTAACATCCTACACTTGTACCTTCCCATGAATCTACAACACCGGAATCAAAAACCCCGTCAGTTGTTGCATAAGCAAAGTAAACGGTCTTTCCGCGGGGAGGATTCCCGGAGCATGCGGTGCCGTTCGGGACATTCCATCCCATTCCTATTCCGTAACCGCCTGATGAGTTATAACAGCTTTTGGTACATACTTTTGCTTCGGCCGCTGTAAGGGCCAAAACAGCTAAAAACGTCAGTGTTTTTCTTTTCATTGTTTTTGGATTAAATTGATTAATGATTTAGTTTTTCAAAAATAGCAAGCAGCACCTAAATTAAATTGTGGAAAACCAGAACAGGAATTGTCATATAGTAAGGAGGGCATATTTGTGTTTTTTAAGTAAAAGATTAAACGTCAAAAGTTCAGTATGGCACTCAGGTTTTATAAGGTAATTTTTATTATTTTTAATGGAAGATAATTTGTTAACCCGTTTGCAGGATAGGGTATAATATGACCTGAAAAATGACAATTTTTCATTTCAAGTGACAACATTTCAGTCTTATAGCACTGGCACAGCTTTTGAAAATATTTTAGCGTGTTCATTAAAAATATTGTTTAACCTTTAAAATTCGTTTGTTATGTCAATCGTAAAAAGAAACAACGGCAGCATGCTCCCTGCCGCTCCGCGTGCACTGTTCGATGACTTTTTCGGACGTGAACTTTTTAACTGGGGCAACAACAATTTTTCTTCTACCATGACCACCGTTCCATCGGTGAACATCAGGGAGAACACAGAAAACTTCGAGGTGGAAGTGGCCGCTCCGGGAATGGATAAAAAAGATTTTCAGATCACCCTGGAAGGTAACATGCTGACGATTTCATCTTCAAGAAAAAATGAATCGGAAGAAAACAAGGATCAGTACACCAGAAGGGAATTCAGCTATCAGTCTTTTACAAGAACATTTGAGCTTGCCAAGGATGTGGTGGATGAAGAGCATATTGAAGCCAAATACGACAACGGCGTCCTGAAGCTTACCATTCCGAAAACGGAAAAAGCCAAGAAACAGGCACCGAGACTGATTGAAATTCAGTAAGCATTATTATTTAATTTAACTAAGAATGTATATAATACAGCAATTGGTTTTCCTCAGGAAGACCAATTGCTGTTTAACGGGCATTATGTTCTGAAATTATTTTAATTGTTAGGGATTAAATACGTTTATCATGAATACATTGCTGGTATCAATAGCCATTCTGTGCCTTACCACAACAGGTTTAATTTTCCTGCTGAAAAAAATCAGGCAGCCTTATCTTATTGCATATATTATCGCAGGAATTCTTCTGGGTCCGTACGTTTTGAAAGTCTTCACGGAAACGCAGCAGATTGAGGTGATTGGTGAGATCGGTATCCTTCTGCTGATGTTTTTCCTGGGAATGGAAATCAACATTCCGAACCATCACAGCCTGATTGTAAGGCCACTGATTGCGCAGGCTTGTAAGATCATACTCAGTTTTGCCTTTGCATTTCTTGCCGGGTATTTTCTGCATCTCGATATCAGGAGCATGGTGTTGATGGCATTCCTGTTCATTTTCAACAGTACGGCAGTGGTTAGTGAATTCCTTAAAAAAGACAGGATGCTCAATACTTCGTTCGGGATGATGATCCTGAACATCCTGATCATACAGGATCTGCTGCTGGCGCCCGTGCTCACAGTCCTTAAGGTGTGGAAAGGAGAACATTTCGATTTGCTGAACCTGGTTCTCCCTGTACTGCTTTGTATAGTTATCTTTTTCATATTCCGAAAAATCAGGAATACCCAGGAAATTAAAATCCCGAAGATTTTCAGGGGAATAGAATATGACCATGACCTACAGGTTTTTACAGGCCTGCTGATCTGTCTCGGCTTTGGGATCCTTGCCGAAGCTATTGGGCTAAGCGGGGCTCTGGGAAGTTTCCTAGCAGGTGTCTTGGTAGGAAGGATTAAGATATTTAGCTGGCTGGAGCACTCCCTTACACCTTTTAAGGTATTCTTCATCACGGTCTTTTTTGTTTCCGTGGGCCTTAGGCTTGACCTTGCTTATTTGTATGGGCATTATGGCCTGGTGATAACCGGAACCCTCGTGGTACTTCTCAGCAACAGTGTAATGTCTGCACTGGTATTCAGGTTTTTAAAATTTGACCGAAGGAGCAGCTGGTACGGCGGTGCGCTGCTGGCCCAGACTGGAGAGTTCGGGATCCTGGCACTGTCAGTGGCTTATAAAGCCGGTATTATTCCTTACGATCTTTTCAAAGCCGGGCTTTGTATCACCTGTCTCAGCCTGCTGCTTTCCACCATCTGGATTTCAGTCTTTAAAAAGCTTACGGATAAGAAGATTATTGACCATTGAAGTGCTTTGGAATAAAGCATAGACTGAAAAAGTTTTTCTTTTTTTGATAACACCCATCCCTAATACAGCGTGTGGAAAATAGAATAAATCTATAGCTAAGGTCTTTGAAAAACGGGTTTTTACCCCTACCTTTAATAGACCCGATTATTAAAAAAAATAAAAGATTTATGAATTCAGAAAACAAATCACTTTTTCAGAACATTTTTAAAAGCGAAAACGAAATCCCCGAAGAATATAAAGTCCCTGAAATCCATCAGCGGGAGTATCTGGTCAACGGAGAACTGGTAGAATGGAACGGGGACGTCACTGAAATTTATTCGCCAGTCTGCATCCCTACGGAGAACGGACTACAAAGAAAACTTTTAGGCAGCATCCCGAATATCAGTCCGCAGGAAGCTATGGAAATCCTGGATGCTACCGTTAATGCCTACAATAACGGTTTAGGAGAATGGCCTTCCATGTCCGTTGAAAACCGCATCAAGTGCATGCAGAAGTTTGTCTATCTCATGCTTCAGCAACGTGACCTGGTGATTAAACTCCTGATGTGGGAGATTGGAAAAACCCTGGCAGATTCCACCAAAGAATTCGACCGTACCGTAGATTATATCAATCAGACCATTGATGCACTTAAGGAGCTTGACCGAGAATCTTCCCGTTTCCAGCAGGCGGAGGGTACCATAGCCCAGATCAGAAGAGCTCCGTTAGGCGTTGTGCTCAGCATGGGACCATTCAACTATCCTTTGAATGAGATCTTCACGACACTGATTCCTGCTCTGATTATGGGAAATACCATTCTGTTCAAACTTCCGAAACACGGAGTTCTGGCCCATTACCCATTGCTGAAAGCATTTAAGGAAGCCTTTCCGAAAGGAACGGTTAATACTCTGTATGGTAAAGGAGCAGAAATTATCACCCCGATCATGGAGAGCGGGAAAGTAAATGTACTTGCCTTTATCGGTTCAAGCAAAGTGGCTAATGGCCTGAAAAAACTGCACCCTAAAGTTAACCGATTGAGGGCGATCTTAAGCCTTGATGCAAAAAATGCTGCTATCGTAACCAAAAATGCCGATCTGGATGTTGCTGTAAGTGAATGTATCCTCGGAGCTTTGTCATTTAACGGTCAGCGCTGTACCGCTCTCAAACTGATTTTTGTTCAGAAAGATGTTGCTGCAGAATTTACTGAAAAGCTCACTGCAGCCGTTTCAGCCATGAAACCGGGGCTTCCGTGGGAAAAAGATGTCAAAATCACTCCGCTTCCGGAAGCCAATAAACCGGGGTATCTCAAAGAATGCATCGACGATGCCCTATCGAAAGGAGCTCAGGTGCTGAACGAAAACGGAGGCTTCACAGAATCCTCTTTTGTATTCCCTGCGGTAGTATATCCGGTGAACAGTGAGATGAATATTATACCATGAAGAACAGTTCGGACCTGTGATTCCCGTAGTTCCTTTTGATTCTATCAATGAGCCTCTGGAATACCAGATCCACGCTTCACACGGAATGCAGGTCAGCATTTTCAGTGAAGACCCGTTGGAAGTTGCACGGCTGATAGATCCTTTCGTTAACCTTGTAAGCCGTGTCAACATCAACTGCCAGGCACAGCGCGGTCCCGACGTTTTCCCGTTTACCGGAAGAAAAGACAGCGCCGAAGGAACACTTTCTGTTTTTGATGCCCTGAGGTCCTTCTCGATCCGTTCGCTGGTTGCTGCGAAGCTCACCGAGTCTAATAAAACCTTGCTGAACACCATTGTCCGCGATCATGACTCCGGATTCCTGAGCACGGATTATATTTTTTAAAGGGATTCATGCACTATTAATAAAAATCCGTTCAAGTATTCCTTAAAGAAGAAAATGTATCGAGAACTGTTGATTATCAAATGAAAAAGATATCATTAAAAACAGTTTTCCGATACATTTTATTTCCTTGTGTATTCAAGTTTAAACTTGTACTTATATAATTAAAAACAAATTAATGAAAAAAAAGAAAAATTATGACAAATGGAATCCGGCATAAACAAAAGCAGAATGTGGAGCTTTATTTCAAAAAAGTAGATGCGGGTGAATTTGATGCTGTTTATTATCAGCTCTTTACAGAAGACGTAGAACTTTATTTTCCAAAGTTTGGGTTTGCTTATGGGAAAGCAGGCATTAGAAAATTCTGTGAAGCAATGGCAGCCTATGTGAAATCACTTACGCACGATATTGAAAACTTTAATTACGTTGTTTCAGGAAATATGGTTGTAGTTGAAGGTAGAGAGGCAGGTGTAAATGCAGATAATAAACCATTTCCGGACAATGTTACAGCTTTTGGTAAATTCTGCAATGTATTTGAATTTGATGGAGATTTAATTAAGCGTGTACACATCTATGTTGATCCTGACTTTACTTCCGAAGATGCTGTAAGAATAAAAAGATTGGGTAATCATACGCTCAGCAATGAAGATCATGAACAGCAGACGGAAAATCACGAAATTGGTCTTAGTGTAGAATTCAGCCTTAAACCTGGTGTAATCAATGAATTTGAAGCTGTCTTGCTTCCCCATTTGGAACGTGTAGCTTCAGAAGATACCTGTATCACGATGATTGCAAACCGTGATCCCAAAGATGAAACCCGTTATATGCTGTATGAGAGATGGGCGTTCTCGATACACTTCACTCCGTTCCGCACTCGAACTGACGGAGACGGAAATTAATCTATGACAAACACTGCGGCACCGTCAGTTCGAGTGTTTTTCGCAGCAACGCGGAGAAAAATGTATCGAGAACCGGTAAGTAACAAACAAAAGAGTGCTTCTATTCAACAAGTTCTCGATACGCTCCACTCCGTTCCACACTCGAACAGACGGAGACGGAAATTAATATCTGACAAACACTGTGGTACCGTCAGTTCGAGTGTTTTTCGCAGCAAAGCGAAGAAAAATGTATCAAGAATCAATGAATTACAGACAAAGACTGATTCTTTTCAACAAGTTCTCGATACGCTCCACTTCGTTCCGTACTCGAACAGACGAAAATCGATTATCTGACAATAAGTTCTGCTACGTCAGTTCGAGTGTTTTTTCGCAGCAAAGCGAAGAAAAATGTATCGAGAACTGATGAATAACAGACAAAGACTGATTCTTTTCAACAAGTTCTCGATACGCTCCACTCCGTTCCGCACTCGAACAGACGCAAAGTCAATTTTCTAATAATCAGTTCGGCTCCGTCAGTTCGAGTATTTTTCGCAGCAAAGCGAAGAAAAATGTATCGAGAACCAATGAATAACAGACAAAGACTGATTCTTTTCAACAAGTTCTCGATACACTCCACTTCGTTCCACACTCGAACAGACGGAGAATTCATTCTTGCAATTAGCTGATCATCAGTTAATAAAAGTAAACAAAATCCCCGCAGTGAACTTTGTTCACTGCGGGAATTTTTATAGTAAATATTGAAGGTCAGTTTCTATTTCATCAGGAAATCAGCCAAAGCTGCATTCAGTTGATCGGCATGAGTAATATTCAGTCCGTGAGGACCTCCCTCAACAATTACGAAACGGTTGTCTGCAATACCTTGTGCAGCCTGGCGGCCTGCGGTATCAATAGGGACTACATTGTCATCATCACCATGTACAATCAGTGTTTTTACCGTAACATTCTGAAGTTCCGGGCGGAAATCGGTATTCGCCCAGCTTTCTGCACATTTAATGGTGGCAATAGGGCACGCATGCGCGGCGATACTCCAGTCATAATCCAGCTGCTTCTGGCTTACCGAATGTGAAAGCATTCCGTAGTTATAGAAGTCTTTGTGGAAAGATTCCAGGAAGGTAACCCTGTCTTTTTTCAGGTTTTCCATGATTTCATCCAGTTTCTCCTGTGGAACGCCGTCCGGGTTGTCGTCTTTTTGTTTTACGATCGGGATGATGGAGGAGATTAAAGCTATACGGTCTACATTTTCAGCCCCATAATTGGTTAAGTAGCGGACAACTTCTCCGCCACCCATAGAGAATCCGAATAGGATTACATTTTTAAGGTCCAAAGTTGTAATCAGTTCGTGCAGGTCTCCTGCAAGTTCGTCATAATTATATCCTTCAGGTGAGGAAGAGGGGAAGGACTTTCCGAAACCTCTTCTATCATATTTGATCACACGGTAGCCCAGATTAAGAAGGGCAGGAACCTGAAGTTCCCATGATTTTCCGCTTAACGGCCATCCGTGGATTAAAATAATGGGTTGTCCGGAACCTAAATCTTCATAGTAAATCTGAACATTTTTTTCATTTTCTTTTGTAATGTAAGGCATATTTTGATTTTTAGTGTTGTATCGTTCTGAACAAATACTGAGCCATAAAAAACAATCAAATGGTTAAAAATAATTAACAGTCTGTGAAAAACCATAGAATAGGTTGGGTTATATTCTTTGAAACTGGTGTAACATTTTTTTCAGAATACAACTAACTGTATAGAGTTTACAACCATGGTTACACTGGAACACGAATTTTTAGCTAAAATGGAGAAGCATAAGGGAATCCTCTTTAAGATTTCCAAAATGTACATGGATGAAAAAGACGATCGGGATGATCTCTTCCAGGAGATCATTTATCAGGTCTGGAAAGCCTATCCCAATTTTAAAGGTGAAAGTGAGTTTTCCACCTGGATGTACAGGATAGCCCTTAACACTGCAATCATCTTCCTGAAATCTGAAAAGAAAAGAAGCCTGATCAGCCATGAGGATTATACAGAATATAAAATCGAGCAAGATGAGTATGACCATGAAAAGGAAGAGCGTCTGGAAAAAATGTATGCTGCGATCCATCAGCTCAACCCCATAGATAAGGCATTCATCTTCTATTACCTGGAAAATTTTTCCGGAAAGCAGATTGCTGAGCAGATGGGAATCTCCGAAGGCAACGTCCGAGTAAAAATGAATCGTGCCAAAAATAAACTTAAAGATATCTTACACTCCAATACCTAAACCCTTAAAATGTACAGCAATGAATATAGATGAATTAAAAAATGCCTGGAATGAAGACATTTTTGAAAACACCCCTGAAATAAGTACCGAGCAAAGCCATAAAATCAACCTTCCGTTGGAAAAAATACGTAAAAATATGCGTATGGAATTTTGGTCCACGGTTGCTATTTTTGTTTTTTCCTTCAGCATTATTACCGTTTGTGCGGCTCCGTTTAAATTTAAATTTTACTTTGACGTGCTGATTGCCTCGATGCTGATTGTAACCGCATTTTTCTTCAGTAAGTTTTTTAAACTGTACAGGGAAATGAGCAATCCGGTTATGAAAACCGCTGATTCCCTGCGTGATCTTTTGTTACAGCTGAACCTCAACAAACAATACTATCTTTCGTTTTGCCTGGCTTTTGTGCCGTTTCTGGTCTGTGAACTGATCATTGTGATAGAATGTATCCCAAGAAAAGAACCTTTGTCTGATCTAAGAATTGCAGTGGTCCTCATCAGCACTATGGTTGCAGGCCTTTTCGCTCTGTACTTCTTTGGTCAGTGGTGGTTTGAAAGGCTTTATGGAAAGCATATTACCAAAATTGAAAAACTGGTTAAAGAGCTTGGCAGCTGAGATAAGGATGCCTTTATCAATCCGGTTATCCTCATTTAATTTTGAAATTCGGAGGAGATTTTAGAGAAAATGCTTGAACAACGGTGTTATTATATCACCTGGCCTCTGCATGCCGTTTCACCGGATCTCCCTTTTCCATCATAATCGTGCTCATAACCCAATTCATCTCCGGATCCTTTTGATCTATGACTTCCTGTATGCTTTTCCGTATGATAACATCAGGAACGACTCCCTGACGGGTTCCGGAAAAAGTAATATCAGGCTGTACCAGCAGCAATCCTACCGGCAGGCTGAGCTTTGAATTTGGAAGTTGTTGATAAGAATAAAATCCTGCCACCGTACCGTCGTTGGCTCCGCCGGTTTCTTCTCCCACCAATATAGCACGGCGGTCGTTTTTGAGCTTGGAAGCTAAAATAGATGAGGCAGAAAAACTGGAACCGTTGATCAG
This genomic window contains:
- a CDS encoding RNA polymerase sigma factor, whose amino-acid sequence is MVTLEHEFLAKMEKHKGILFKISKMYMDEKDDRDDLFQEIIYQVWKAYPNFKGESEFSTWMYRIALNTAIIFLKSEKKRSLISHEDYTEYKIEQDEYDHEKEERLEKMYAAIHQLNPIDKAFIFYYLENFSGKQIAEQMGISEGNVRVKMNRAKNKLKDILHSNT
- a CDS encoding EcsC family protein, giving the protein MNLSENHLEELRQAMEILENPGIVAKITNAIGQPLEKALEFLPKNVHEKIGTITEAALIKAADTAIFTMKDTPNTRPSNWWHKFGVAAFGAVGGFFGLPALTIELPVSTTIMLRSVVDIARSEGESIADPDVKLACLEVFALGGKSESDNASESGYFAARIALAQTMAEAARQFTTKTVADEGASVIVKLISKVAARFSVQVSEKVTAQAVPAIGAAGGAIVNTLFIDHFQAMAKGHFTVRRLEKIYGKETIRTTYEEMLRK
- a CDS encoding nuclear transport factor 2 family protein — encoded protein: MTNGIRHKQKQNVELYFKKVDAGEFDAVYYQLFTEDVELYFPKFGFAYGKAGIRKFCEAMAAYVKSLTHDIENFNYVVSGNMVVVEGREAGVNADNKPFPDNVTAFGKFCNVFEFDGDLIKRVHIYVDPDFTSEDAVRIKRLGNHTLSNEDHEQQTENHEIGLSVEFSLKPGVINEFEAVLLPHLERVASEDTCITMIANRDPKDETRYMLYERWAFSIHFTPFRTRTDGDGN
- a CDS encoding cation:proton antiporter, with the protein product MNTLLVSIAILCLTTTGLIFLLKKIRQPYLIAYIIAGILLGPYVLKVFTETQQIEVIGEIGILLLMFFLGMEINIPNHHSLIVRPLIAQACKIILSFAFAFLAGYFLHLDIRSMVLMAFLFIFNSTAVVSEFLKKDRMLNTSFGMMILNILIIQDLLLAPVLTVLKVWKGEHFDLLNLVLPVLLCIVIFFIFRKIRNTQEIKIPKIFRGIEYDHDLQVFTGLLICLGFGILAEAIGLSGALGSFLAGVLVGRIKIFSWLEHSLTPFKVFFITVFFVSVGLRLDLAYLYGHYGLVITGTLVVLLSNSVMSALVFRFLKFDRRSSWYGGALLAQTGEFGILALSVAYKAGIIPYDLFKAGLCITCLSLLLSTIWISVFKKLTDKKIIDH
- a CDS encoding alpha/beta fold hydrolase gives rise to the protein MPYITKENEKNVQIYYEDLGSGQPIILIHGWPLSGKSWELQVPALLNLGYRVIKYDRRGFGKSFPSSSPEGYNYDELAGDLHELITTLDLKNVILFGFSMGGGEVVRYLTNYGAENVDRIALISSIIPIVKQKDDNPDGVPQEKLDEIMENLKKDRVTFLESFHKDFYNYGMLSHSVSQKQLDYDWSIAAHACPIATIKCAESWANTDFRPELQNVTVKTLIVHGDDDNVVPIDTAGRQAAQGIADNRFVIVEGGPHGLNITHADQLNAALADFLMK
- a CDS encoding Hsp20/alpha crystallin family protein, producing the protein MSIVKRNNGSMLPAAPRALFDDFFGRELFNWGNNNFSSTMTTVPSVNIRENTENFEVEVAAPGMDKKDFQITLEGNMLTISSSRKNESEENKDQYTRREFSYQSFTRTFELAKDVVDEEHIEAKYDNGVLKLTIPKTEKAKKQAPRLIEIQ